The DNA window TGTTGACGCAGCTGCGTCAGCAATGTTTGCATACGCTTGTTCACCATTCCCCGCCAACCCCTGCTTTGGTTAACCACGTTTTTACCACGTCCTGGGCTGCATAAGCGGTTAAATCCACCTGCAGTGGCGTGATGGCCACATAACCCTGTTCTACCGCAGCGAAATCCGTGTCCGGCCCGGCATCAAACTTATCACCAGGCGGCCCAATCCAATAGAGATTTTGCCCACGCGGATCTTGTTGGCAGAACACTTTGTCAGCCGGATGGCGACTACCGCAGCGGGTCACACGAATGCCCTTAATCTGGTCCAGCGGCAAATCCGGCACGTTGATATTCAGAATTTTACCGGTTCGCAACGGTTCGCGCTGTAACGCACGCAGCACCCGGCAGGTGATCACCGCGGCGGTCGCATAATGCTGATGGCCGTTCAACGACACGGCCAGCGCAGGCAATCCCAAATGGCGTCCTTCCATAGCAGCCGCTACGGTGCCGGAATAAATAACGTCATCACCCAGATTGGGGCCCGCATTGATGCCGGAAACCACGATATCCGGCGCAGGCTGCATCAGGGCATTCACTCCCAGATACACGCAGTCTGTCGGCGTTCCCTGCTGTACGGCGATATCTCCATTGGGCATCGTCAGGGTGCGCAATGGAGATTCCAGCGTCAGCGCATTGGAAGAACCACTGCGGTTACGATCGGGTGCCACAACTTGCACTTCGGCGAACTCTCTCAATGCCGCCGCCAGCACCTGGATGCCCGGGGCGGTCACGCCGTCGTCATTACTCAGCAATATCCGCATAAAAGATTGTCTTCTTTTTTATCTCTCAATCAGAACGCCTTTAACGCGGCCTGGTATTTAAATACTCGAAATCAACGCCCAAAAGGAGGGACTTAACCAGCAGATATTATGTTTACTCCCCCCGACATGTCCAGTCACCAAGGGAAAAGACGATTTTTCGCGCTGCTCCAGGCCTCGTGTTAGCACCGAAAACCGCAGTTGGGCAAACACACCTCATTACGTCGTCATGCTCCAGACGAAAAAAAACCTGCATAAGCAGGTTTTTAATTATTACTCACTAATATCCGCATCACTACTGTCCTGCCGCATAATTTCGCGCACCACGCTGGTGGCGAAACTGCCGGCCGGCAGCCAAAAACGCAGTTCAACGGTGGCATCATCCCACCATTCCCACTGCATGTTTTTTGGCTGTAACAGCAACGCACGGCGGGCCGGATCAACACGCTCACGCTTTAAAAGCGCCATCAGTTCCGGTTGCTCCAGCAAGCACTGCTGTTCAAAACTCAGTGCTTCACCGGCGGTACCGGGTTCGCCGTCACCCGGCAAAGGAGCGGTAATCATCAGTTCGCCGGCATCCAGCCGCTGTTGCAGCGCTTCCAGCTCTTCCGGCTTGGCGACAAACCAACTGCCACGCCCACTGAGCTGTAAGGCATCACCTTCCAGCACGGTATGTTGTTGCTGGTTGGCCAAGCGTCGGCTGGCAATCAAATTAAACAGCGCACTGCGGCTGGCGGAAAGATAAAAACTGCGCTTGCTGCGTTCTTTAACCCGGATCTCATCATTTGCCCAACGGCGCGCCATCACCAGGTTATTGCCGCCGCGACCAAAGCGCTGGCTGCCAAAATAGTTTGGCACGCCGCCGGCCGCAATCGCCTTCAGCCGCGGTTCGACATCCTGACGGTCGGAAATATGACGCAGCACCAGGGTGAAAGCATTGCCTTTTAGCGTGCCTATACGCATTTTGCGCAGGTGGCGGGCGCTGGCCAGCACTTCGCAGCCTTCCAGTGAAAACTGAGTAAAATCAGGTGTCTCTTTGCCCGGTAGATGCAGGCAGAACCATTGTTCGGTCACCGCATGGCGATCTTTCAGACCCGCGTAACTGACAGAACGGGCGTGAATACCGGCAAAGCGCGCCAAATAATCGGCGACAAACTGAGTGTTACAACCGTTCTTGCGGATGTTCACCAGCACATGTTCGCCTTCGCCGTCCGGCTCAAAGCCCAGGTCTTCCACCACCACAAAATCTTCCGGGTTGGCTTTCAACACGCCGGTGCTCTGTGGCTGGCCATGCAGCCAGGTCAGATTAGCCATATCCATGCGTTTATTCCTTGATCAACAAGGCAACCGCTTCGCAGGCAATGCCCTCGCCGCGCCCGGTGAAACCGAGCTGTTCGGTGGTGGTAGCCTTAACGTTGACGTCGTCCATATGGCATTGCAGATCTTCCGCCAGGAATACGCGCATTTGCGGGATATGCGGCGCCATTTTAGGGGCCTGGGCAATAATGGTGATATCCAGGTTACCCAGACGATAGCCTTTGGCGCGGATGCGTTTCCAGGCCTCACGCAGCAGAACGCGGCTGTCGGCCCCTTTGAATGCCGGGTCGGTATCCGGGAACAGCTTGCCGATATCCCCCAGCGCCGCCGCCCCCAACAGAGCATCGGTCGCCGCATGCAGCGCCACGTCACCGTCGGAGTGAGCCAGCAAACCTTTTTCATAAGGGATACGAACACCACCGATCACCAGCGGCCCTTCGCCACCAAATTTATGTACGTCAAAACCGTGACCGATACGCATGATGCGCTCCTTAATTGTCCAACTGAGTTAAGTAAAAGGCCGCCAGCGCCAAATCTTCCGGGCGCGTGACTTTAATATTGTCCGAGCGTCCACTGACCAGCAGCGGATGATAGCCACAATGCTCCAGGGCAGAAGCCTCATCGGTGACCGTCGCACCGTCATCCATCGCTCGCTGCAGGCAGAGCTTGAGCAACGCCAGCGGGAACAGTTGCGGAGTTAACGCATGCCACAGATCCTGGCGTTCAACGGTGTGGGAGATAGTACTGCGACCAGGTTCGGCACGCTTCATGGTGTCACGTACCGGCGCGGCCAAAATGCCCCCCACCTCGCTGTGTTCGGTGATCGCCAGCAGGCGTTCCAGATCCTCGGCATGCAGGCAGGGCCTTGCCGCGTCGTGTACCAGCACCCATTTGGCCTCGCCGGCCAGTTGCAACCCGGCCATCACCGAATCGGCGCGTTGCTGACCGCCGACGGTGACCCGCACGCGCGGATCTTTGGCAATCGGTAACTGGTGGAACTGCTGGTCATCGGGACCGATCGCCACAATCACCTGCGGAATACGCGGATGGCGCAATAGCGCATGGATCGCGTGCTCGAGAATGGTTTGGTGGCCGATGGTTAAATACTGCTTCGGGCAATCCGCCTGCATACGGCTGCCGATACCGGCAGCGGGCAGGACGGCAATCACCGGTGGAAAGGTTCCTGCGGAGTGATTCATGCGTTACTTTTGTAGGTTATTTTGCGAGGAGGACGCCGCGTTGCGTCTGGATTGGTCAGGAACCAGACGATAGAAAGTCTCACCGGGCTTGATCATGCTCAGTTCATTGCGCGCACGCTCTTCGATCGCTTCCTGACCGCCGTTCAAATCGTCGATTTCGGCGAACAGCTGATCGTTACGCGCTTTCAATTTAGCATTGCTGCCCTGCTGGACCGCAACGTCATCATTGACCCGCACGTAATCGTGAACACCATTTTTGCCCAGCCACAGTGAATACTGTAACCAACCGAGCAATGCCAGCAATAACAGCGTAAGTTTTCCCATCT is part of the Serratia quinivorans genome and encodes:
- the surE gene encoding 5'/3'-nucleotidase SurE; this encodes MRILLSNDDGVTAPGIQVLAAALREFAEVQVVAPDRNRSGSSNALTLESPLRTLTMPNGDIAVQQGTPTDCVYLGVNALMQPAPDIVVSGINAGPNLGDDVIYSGTVAAAMEGRHLGLPALAVSLNGHQHYATAAVITCRVLRALQREPLRTGKILNINVPDLPLDQIKGIRVTRCGSRHPADKVFCQQDPRGQNLYWIGPPGDKFDAGPDTDFAAVEQGYVAITPLQVDLTAYAAQDVVKTWLTKAGVGGEW
- the truD gene encoding tRNA pseudouridine synthase D, coding for MDMANLTWLHGQPQSTGVLKANPEDFVVVEDLGFEPDGEGEHVLVNIRKNGCNTQFVADYLARFAGIHARSVSYAGLKDRHAVTEQWFCLHLPGKETPDFTQFSLEGCEVLASARHLRKMRIGTLKGNAFTLVLRHISDRQDVEPRLKAIAAGGVPNYFGSQRFGRGGNNLVMARRWANDEIRVKERSKRSFYLSASRSALFNLIASRRLANQQQHTVLEGDALQLSGRGSWFVAKPEELEALQQRLDAGELMITAPLPGDGEPGTAGEALSFEQQCLLEQPELMALLKRERVDPARRALLLQPKNMQWEWWDDATVELRFWLPAGSFATSVVREIMRQDSSDADISE
- the ispF gene encoding 2-C-methyl-D-erythritol 2,4-cyclodiphosphate synthase, whose protein sequence is MRIGHGFDVHKFGGEGPLVIGGVRIPYEKGLLAHSDGDVALHAATDALLGAAALGDIGKLFPDTDPAFKGADSRVLLREAWKRIRAKGYRLGNLDITIIAQAPKMAPHIPQMRVFLAEDLQCHMDDVNVKATTTEQLGFTGRGEGIACEAVALLIKE
- the ispD gene encoding 2-C-methyl-D-erythritol 4-phosphate cytidylyltransferase translates to MIAVLPAAGIGSRMQADCPKQYLTIGHQTILEHAIHALLRHPRIPQVIVAIGPDDQQFHQLPIAKDPRVRVTVGGQQRADSVMAGLQLAGEAKWVLVHDAARPCLHAEDLERLLAITEHSEVGGILAAPVRDTMKRAEPGRSTISHTVERQDLWHALTPQLFPLALLKLCLQRAMDDGATVTDEASALEHCGYHPLLVSGRSDNIKVTRPEDLALAAFYLTQLDN
- the ftsB gene encoding Cell division protein FtsB, whose amino-acid sequence is MGKLTLLLLALLGWLQYSLWLGKNGVHDYVRVNDDVAVQQGSNAKLKARNDQLFAEIDDLNGGQEAIEERARNELSMIKPGETFYRLVPDQSRRNAASSSQNNLQK